Below is a genomic region from Roseovarius arcticus.
ATCGCCGCTTCAACAGGCGCAGCCAGTGCAGCGGCACAGGCGCGATCAGCGTATCTGGTCTGAGCAAAGGAAGCGCCGCGCGCGCCATCCAGGACGCAGCCGGACCCGCCATATCGTGCCGATCACCATGCTTCAGTCGCAGAACCATCTTGCGACCATTACCGTCATATATCAGCGCCGCGCGCCCTCTGTCCCAGGGACGCCGCACAGTGAGGCATTCGTCGCAACTTAGCACATCGTCTGGTGCGTCAGGCCCAGACGGCAGCGGAACCCCGCACAGATTGCACACCTGCCCCGCGATGAACGGCGTGTCGCGCCAGCAAGGGCCGCACAGTCCGAAATCACTGTCGACCAAGCCACCGCAAAAGGTGCATCGCGAGGGGTAGACCAGCCGAATGGC
It encodes:
- a CDS encoding double zinc ribbon domain-containing protein gives rise to the protein MKAAYVQSAIRLVYPSRCTFCGGLVDSDFGLCGPCWRDTPFIAGQVCNLCGVPLPSGPDAPDDVLSCDECLTVRRPWDRGRAALIYDGNGRKMVLRLKHGDRHDMAGPAASWMARAALPLLRPDTLIAPVPLHWLRLLKRRYNQSALLAHALAREVDRAVCPDLLVRPRATPSLGGLGRDARFATMEGTIKVHPKRRHRLSGRPVLLVDDVMTSGATLAAAAEACRAAGAANVDILVLARAAKDA